The genomic DNA CCGCTACCTGAGCATCCTGAACCGGGAAAAGCACCTGCTGAGAAGCGTAGGGCCAGCATCTGCAGACCGGGGCTACAGCTGGGAAAGCCACCAGCAGGAGGTGCTGGATTTTCTGGAAAACACGGCAACTTCAGTGGATCAGGGGGAGTTTCCCCCCACTCCAGGGGAAGGCACCTGCACACTCTGCGATTACGGAGCGCTGTGCCGGGTGAAGGCGAGGCAGGCATGACCCAGGAAAAACTCACGCCCAGACAGAAACTTGCCGTGACCGCTCCGGGCAATGTGGTGATTCAGGCGGGTGCAGGATCTGGCAAGACCCACGTGCTGGCCGAACGCATCATTTATTTGCTGGAACAGGGCCTGAAACCCAGAGAACTCTGCGCCGTGACCTTCACCGAAGCCGCTGCACGTGAGCTGCGCAGCCGGGTGGAAAGCCACCTGGAAAAGAAAGTTTCCGAAAACGAAATGCTCTGGGGAGACGTGCTGGACGACTTCCCAGAAGCGCAAATCTCCACCATCCACAGTTTGTGTGGGCGCATTGCCAGGGAACAACCGCTGGAAAGTGAGGCCAGCTTCAACATGCAGGTGCTGGATGAGGGGGCGTTTCAGAACTGGCTGGAGGAGGTGTTCCCGGAGGTTTTGCAGGGGCTTCCGCCTTCCGTCCATGCAGATTTGCCGTTTTCCCTGCTGTCGCAGGCTTTGCGTCGCCTGCTGGGGGATCCGCTCACTGCAGAACTGGCCCTTGAAAAAGTGCAGGACCTCACCCCACAAGAACTGCGAGACCTCCAGAGGCAGCAACTGCAAACCCTGTGGGAAGGGCAGGAAGCCTGCCGCAAAGCGAAACTGAGCCTGCTCAGGGCGGTGACCTGCAAGGACCTTGCAGACCCGCTTTATCCCACTTACGCCCTCTTGCTGGAACTGCTGGAGTTGCCCGATGCCATGGCCTTCAATGACCGCTTTTTCAGCATGCCTTACAGCAAAAGTGCAGGCAGGGCCCCCAGCTGGAGCACAGGGGGCAAAACGCTGGTGCATGAAACGGTGGCGTGGCTCAGGGAAGTGTTCTGGAACGCCAGAATCCGTGAAGAAGACCTCTGGCACCACCGGGCACTGTTTCAATTGAAACAGGCTTATGCACAGACCCTCCAGAAACGCTACGCCCTTTCCATGCGGGACAACGTGATGGGTTTTGCGGACCTGGAATACCACGCGAGACAGGCCATCTTGCACCCCCAGGTCAGGCAGTACTACCAGCAGCGCTGGAAGGTGCTCCTGATCGATGAATTTCAGGACACCAGTCCGGCCCAGTGGACCATCCTGAAAGGCCTGATTGAGGAACGCACCCTCTACACCGTGGTGGGAGATGAGAAACAATCGATTTATGGCTTCAGGGGCTCGGATGTGAACCTGATCCAGACGCTGGCGCAGGACAACCAGCAGATGGGCAGCGTGGTGGACCTCGACATCAGTTTCCGCACCCACCACCAGCTGGTGGAGGTGGTGAACCGGGTTTTTGAGGTGCTGTTTCACGGGCAGGGCCACAGAAACAGCGTTCCGATGCGGTCCCTGCAGGCAGCCAGACCCCAGAAGCCCACCCCGGACCTGGGCAGCGTGGAAGTGCACGTGATCGCAGGAGAGCAAATGGGCGCTTTGCGGGAAGCCGAGGGCCGCCTGATGGTGTTGCGCATTCAGGATTTGATCCGCAGGCAGGTGCCGGTTTACGACCGCCAGCAGGGCACGTTGCGCCCGGTGCGGCATCAGGACATCGCCGTGCTGTACCGGGCCAGAACCCACCTGGGCACTTACCTGAAGGCCTTCAAACAGGCCGGGATTCCCCATGTGGTCGAGTCGGGGATGAACCTGTTTGACCGCCCGGAAGTGCAGGACCAGCTGATGTTCCTGCAGTTTCTGGCCAGTCCTTTCGATGACCTTGCGCTGGCGACCCTTTTGCGCAGCCCCTGTTTCATGCTCAGCGACCCTGAACTGTATGCGCTGACCCGCAACATGCAAGAAAGCCTGTGGCACACCCTGCAAAAAGACGCTGCACACCGTGACATTGCCAGACTGTTGCAGGAGGTGTTGGCCGGAAGAAAAGACAGCAGCCCGGTGGAAGTGCTGGAAGTGCTGCATGAAAAAACCCGTTACCCACTGGTGCTTTCCTGCCTGCCCGAAGCCGAGAGGCGGCTGCTCAATCTGTCCCGTTTCAAAGGGCTGCTGCGCGAACTGTACCTCCAGGGACACACCGATGTGTTCAGTGCCGCGCAAGCACTGAAAAACCTGACCGAAGCCGGAATGGAAGTTCCAGAAGCCGTTCCCCCTTTTCAGGATGCCGTGCGTTTCATGACCATCCACAAATCCAAAGGGCTGGAATTCCCGGTGGTGGTGCTGCTGGACAGCCTGCATGTCAGCCCTCAATTCAAAGACCAGGTGCTGATCGACAGCGAACTGGGGGTGGCATTAAAACACCCTGATGACACCCTGGATTTGCCTGAAGCTTACCTGACCCTGCACCAGGAGCAAACCAAACGCAGCGCCCTGGAAGAACTGCGGGTGAAATACGTGGCTTTCACGCGGGCAGCGGACCTGCTGATTCTGGGTTTGCCCCTCACCCGAAAACAGGAAGCCCCCTACCAGCAATTGATGGAGGCCCTCGCGGGCACCGACCATGAAATCTACACCTATGAAGCCCAGCAGATCCCCTTGCTGGATCCGATCTTGCCCTTGCAAGCAGGTGCAGACCCAGCGGATGCCCCCTCCGGTGCAGCTTTGCCTTTCCTGTTGCCTGAAAGCCTGCCCGTCACCTCGGTGGGGGTGTACCTGAAGTGCCCCAGGTCTTTTGAGTACCAGCACCTGCGAGGCATTCAGGGATTGAGCCTGCAGTGGAGCCGTCAGGCCCCCGGTCCGCGCATCCTGAGGGGCAAAAACATCGGAGGGCTGGTCCACACCGCGCTGGAAAACGGCTGGGTCGGGCTGCCAGATTTGCAGGAGCACCTGAAGGGAGAGCATCCTGCAGTGGTCCAGGAGGTGCACCGTCTGGTGTCCAGCCTGGGGCATGAGGCTTTCCAGGAACTGAAAAACCTGAATTTCACCCGCGAGCAGGCCTACAGCATTGCTTATGCAGGCATGACCTTTGAGGGGGTGGTGGATGCTTTCACGGACAGCTGGATCATCGATTACAAGACCGATTCCTTCATAAACCCGCAGCACCACCTGCCGCAGATGGCCCTCTACAGCCACCACCTGAAGATCCCCAGGGCCAGTCTGGTGTACCTCAGGCACAACCAGTTGCACACCTTTGGGGCTGCAGAACTGCAAGAAGGCCTGCAAAACATCGATGTGATGCTGGAAGATTTGCGCTCCGGAAAACTGGAAGCCCGTCCCAGTGCCTTCAATTGCCGTTTCTGTCCTCACCAGATGCACTGCCCGGATGCGGTGCCCCCCTCTGAAACAGCAACCTGAAAGTTCTCTTTCAGGTTGCTTCTGCTGAATGCCAACCCCCGGTCTAACTGTTGACCAGGCTGCCCATCTGGGCATGCCTTCCCTCCACCTTTTCGCTCTGGGGTTGCAACCCACCCTCGCAGGTGAGGTTTTGCAGGTCATCTGGCGGCTGCACTCGCGCTGTTCAGTTCCCTCTGCAAGGCCTGAACCAGGCCCTCCAGCTCTGCAAAAGCAGTGGTGCGCCCCAGGGAGATGCGCACGGCCCGGTAGGCTTCCTGCACCGAATGGCCCAGGGCCTGGATCACGTAAGAAGGCTCCAATGCTCCAGTGCGGCAGGCCGACCCGTTGCTGAGGGCGTAATCGGGCAGGTGGGCGATCAGCATTTCGCTGTCCAGTTCTGCCTGATCCGGCAACATCAGGCTGAGCACGCCAGGAAGGGTGCACAGCTGGTCTCCATTGAGCCTGATCTCTGGGAGGCTGGAGAGGGCAGTCAGCAGTTGGGACCGGAGGGCTTGCAGGTGCTGCCTGATCTGTGGACCTTCCTGCAGGGTGATTTCTGCTGCTTTGCCCAGACCCACCACTCCGGGCACATTGGTGGTGCCTGCCCTGAGGTTCCATTCCTGCCCACCGCCATAAATCAGGGGTTCCAGGGGGATTCCGGCAGCCCCTCCCCTCACAAAAAGCGCTCCAACCCCTTTGGGTCCATAAAGCTTGTGACCACTGAGGGACAGCAAATCCACATCCCAGTCGATCACATCCAGGGGCAGTTGTCCGATGTACTGTGTGGCGTCGGTGTGCATGTATGCCCCAACGGCGTGGGCCATTTCGGTGATCTCTGGGATGTCCTGACAGGTGCCGATTTCGTTGTTGGCGGCCTGCACGCTCACCAGCAGGACATCTTCAGAGAGATGGGAAGCCAGCACATCCAGATCCAGCCGTCCAGCAGAGGTGACTGGAAGTGGAATCAATTCAAAACCTTCTCTGGACAGCGGAGAAGCCAGATTGAGGATGGCCTTGTGCTCAATGGTTGTGGTGAGGAGCTTGCGGCGTTTTCCGGCATGCTTTCGGGCCACCCCCAGCAGGGCGAGGTTGTTGCTTTCGCTCGCCCCACTGGTGAAAATGATTTCGCCGGGATAGCACCCCAGCAGTTCTGCCACCTGTTCCCTGGCCTGATCCACAGTTTTTTTGGCCTGTCTGCCCGGAAGGTGGAGGGTGCTGGCAGGGTTGGCGAATTGCTCTGCAAAGTGGGGCAACATGGCTTCCACCACCCGTCTGTCACAGGGCGTGGAGGCACTGAAGTCCAGATAGCTGCTCATTTTTCACCCCGGTACTGGTCCAGGTGCTGCCGCAGTTCCATGGAGGACATCAGGGGGGCCTGCAGGCGCACAATGTCTCCGGCAGCGTCCATGTAAAGCATGTCTCCGTAACCCACCAGGTTCTCTGCTCCGGGCTGGTCCAGAATCACCCGTGAGTCGATGTTGCTGGTGACTTTTAGGGCCACGCGGGTGGGCAGGTTGGCTTTCAGGACCCCGGTCACCACATCGGTGCTGGGACGCTGGGTGGCCAGAATCAGATGCAGCCCCAGTGCGCGTCCCACCTGGGCGAGGCTCATCAGATCCTGCTCGAAGACTTTGCGTTCTTTGTCGGGCATCACGCTGAGCAACTGTGCGTACTCGTCAATCACCGCCACCAGCATGGGAAGGGCCTTTTCAGGGTTCAGGCGGTTGTATTCCTGGATGTCAAACACCTCGGCCTCCCCGATGATGTCCTGCCTGCGCGGCATTTCCTCGCGGATCAGGGTCAGCAGGCGCTCGCGGGCCTCTCTGGGGTCGGTGATCACCCGGTGCCCATCCAGCAGGTGTGGCAAGCCGCCAAACATGGCAAAGTCGGTGCGTTTGGGGTCAATGATCAGCAGCTGCAAATGTTCAGGGGGGTTTTTGGAGATCAGGCACACCAGCAGATTCCTCAGAAAAACCGACTTTCCAGAGCGGGTCACGCCCGCCACCAGCAAATGCGGAAAGGTGGCGAGGTCTGCCATGACCATCTGACCATCGGGCCGCTGTCCGAGCACCAC from Deinococcus roseus includes the following:
- a CDS encoding UvrD-helicase domain-containing protein translates to MTQEKLTPRQKLAVTAPGNVVIQAGAGSGKTHVLAERIIYLLEQGLKPRELCAVTFTEAAARELRSRVESHLEKKVSENEMLWGDVLDDFPEAQISTIHSLCGRIAREQPLESEASFNMQVLDEGAFQNWLEEVFPEVLQGLPPSVHADLPFSLLSQALRRLLGDPLTAELALEKVQDLTPQELRDLQRQQLQTLWEGQEACRKAKLSLLRAVTCKDLADPLYPTYALLLELLELPDAMAFNDRFFSMPYSKSAGRAPSWSTGGKTLVHETVAWLREVFWNARIREEDLWHHRALFQLKQAYAQTLQKRYALSMRDNVMGFADLEYHARQAILHPQVRQYYQQRWKVLLIDEFQDTSPAQWTILKGLIEERTLYTVVGDEKQSIYGFRGSDVNLIQTLAQDNQQMGSVVDLDISFRTHHQLVEVVNRVFEVLFHGQGHRNSVPMRSLQAARPQKPTPDLGSVEVHVIAGEQMGALREAEGRLMVLRIQDLIRRQVPVYDRQQGTLRPVRHQDIAVLYRARTHLGTYLKAFKQAGIPHVVESGMNLFDRPEVQDQLMFLQFLASPFDDLALATLLRSPCFMLSDPELYALTRNMQESLWHTLQKDAAHRDIARLLQEVLAGRKDSSPVEVLEVLHEKTRYPLVLSCLPEAERRLLNLSRFKGLLRELYLQGHTDVFSAAQALKNLTEAGMEVPEAVPPFQDAVRFMTIHKSKGLEFPVVVLLDSLHVSPQFKDQVLIDSELGVALKHPDDTLDLPEAYLTLHQEQTKRSALEELRVKYVAFTRAADLLILGLPLTRKQEAPYQQLMEALAGTDHEIYTYEAQQIPLLDPILPLQAGADPADAPSGAALPFLLPESLPVTSVGVYLKCPRSFEYQHLRGIQGLSLQWSRQAPGPRILRGKNIGGLVHTALENGWVGLPDLQEHLKGEHPAVVQEVHRLVSSLGHEAFQELKNLNFTREQAYSIAYAGMTFEGVVDAFTDSWIIDYKTDSFINPQHHLPQMALYSHHLKIPRASLVYLRHNQLHTFGAAELQEGLQNIDVMLEDLRSGKLEARPSAFNCRFCPHQMHCPDAVPPSETAT
- a CDS encoding cysteine desulfurase family protein, with product MSSYLDFSASTPCDRRVVEAMLPHFAEQFANPASTLHLPGRQAKKTVDQAREQVAELLGCYPGEIIFTSGASESNNLALLGVARKHAGKRRKLLTTTIEHKAILNLASPLSREGFELIPLPVTSAGRLDLDVLASHLSEDVLLVSVQAANNEIGTCQDIPEITEMAHAVGAYMHTDATQYIGQLPLDVIDWDVDLLSLSGHKLYGPKGVGALFVRGGAAGIPLEPLIYGGGQEWNLRAGTTNVPGVVGLGKAAEITLQEGPQIRQHLQALRSQLLTALSSLPEIRLNGDQLCTLPGVLSLMLPDQAELDSEMLIAHLPDYALSNGSACRTGALEPSYVIQALGHSVQEAYRAVRISLGRTTAFAELEGLVQALQRELNSASAAAR